A single window of Sphingobacterium sp. ML3W DNA harbors:
- the rpoN gene encoding RNA polymerase factor sigma-54, whose protein sequence is MLKQTLQQKLLQKLSPQQIQFIKLLQVPTVSLDARIKEELEENPALEDGSLANMSEPNEEYPDRDPDDSFDTDENHESDEFNVDEYIQEDDFTDYSNNYNYSDEDDDKKEIPIAVQDSFFEKLQQQLDLLALDDRDFLIGQQIIGSLDDDGYLRRPILSLIDDLAFSQNVIATEGEVLEMLKVIQDFEPAGIGARDLQECLLIQLEKKDQNNPIIAQAIKIVKNYLEEFTKKHYDKLEKSLGLTSEDLKNIINEILKLNPKPGDSGAVAGKQLHVIPDFHISNNDGILHLTLNGRNAPELRVSRSYQSMFEHYDKSDQKDKKMKEAVQFVKQKLDSAKWFIDAIKQRQQTLLKTMNAIMEYQYDYFLTGDDVKLKPMILKDIADRIGMDISTVSRVANSKYVQTEFGTFLLKSFFSEAIQTESGEEVSNKEVKKILEECIANEVKRKPLADEKLTEILKDKGYNIARRTVAKYREALNIPVARLRKEL, encoded by the coding sequence ATGTTAAAGCAAACATTACAACAAAAGTTATTACAGAAACTATCTCCGCAACAGATTCAGTTTATCAAGCTTTTACAAGTTCCTACGGTATCTTTGGATGCGCGCATAAAAGAAGAACTAGAAGAGAATCCAGCCCTTGAGGACGGTAGTTTAGCAAATATGTCCGAACCAAATGAAGAATACCCCGACCGTGATCCAGACGACAGTTTTGACACTGATGAAAACCATGAAAGTGATGAATTTAATGTAGATGAATATATTCAGGAGGATGATTTTACGGATTATTCCAATAATTATAATTACTCCGACGAAGATGATGATAAAAAAGAAATCCCGATTGCTGTACAAGATTCGTTTTTCGAAAAACTACAGCAACAGTTGGACTTGTTAGCCCTTGATGACCGCGATTTTCTGATTGGACAACAAATTATCGGGAGTTTAGATGATGATGGTTATTTACGTAGACCCATATTGAGTCTTATTGACGACCTTGCTTTTTCACAAAATGTCATTGCAACAGAAGGTGAAGTATTGGAAATGCTTAAAGTTATTCAAGATTTTGAACCTGCTGGAATTGGAGCACGTGATCTACAAGAATGTTTATTGATACAGTTAGAGAAAAAAGATCAAAACAATCCCATTATTGCTCAAGCGATTAAAATAGTAAAAAACTACCTAGAAGAGTTTACAAAAAAACACTATGACAAACTTGAAAAATCGCTGGGACTGACCTCTGAGGATTTAAAAAATATCATAAATGAAATCCTTAAGCTAAATCCAAAACCAGGCGATTCTGGCGCTGTAGCTGGTAAACAACTTCACGTAATCCCTGATTTTCACATTAGCAACAATGATGGGATCTTACACCTCACGCTAAATGGTAGAAATGCACCCGAGCTACGGGTGAGTCGCTCTTATCAGAGCATGTTTGAGCATTACGATAAATCAGACCAAAAGGACAAAAAGATGAAGGAAGCCGTTCAGTTTGTCAAACAAAAACTGGACTCGGCCAAATGGTTCATCGACGCCATCAAACAAAGACAACAAACTTTATTGAAAACGATGAACGCAATTATGGAATATCAGTATGATTATTTCCTGACAGGTGATGATGTGAAACTGAAGCCTATGATATTAAAAGATATCGCTGATCGCATAGGTATGGATATATCCACTGTGTCGCGTGTTGCAAACTCCAAATACGTACAGACAGAATTTGGAACCTTCCTTCTCAAATCATTTTTCTCTGAAGCCATTCAAACCGAATCTGGAGAAGAGGTATCCAACAAGGAAGTCAAAAAAATTCTCGAAGAATGCATTGCTAATGAGGTCAAAAGAAAACCACTAGCTGACGAAAAGCTGACTGAAATCTTGAAAGACAAAGGATATAACATTGCACGACGTACTGTTGCA